The Methylocystis bryophila genome contains the following window.
CTTCCCCGGCGACGCCCGGGTAAGGCGAGAGGTTGTCCGTGTCGCATTCCCCTTGCCGGAGCTCCAGGAGCCCAGGATCCGTGGGATAAAGGCCGCAGGCGATGTCGACGGCTTCGACGAACTGCACCGAGAAGTAGTAATAGGCGGCGCACACCGCCATGAGCTCCTCTCGGTTCAATGCCGACCAGTTTAGCCGCTCAATGTCATCGATGACCTCTTTATAGCAACTACGGTAGGAAGTCGCCGCGTTGGTCTCGTGAAGATTGACTGAGTGGTTTTCGTCCAGCATGGCCGGCCCTCCAGAGAGTGATACGCTTGTTCTTTTGCTTTGATGTTGAACTCTAAGATTCATAGCCGACGTGGCGATTGAACGGGGCCGTTAGAGCATGTCCTTTTCGATCGTATGGAACACACACGAGCAAAAAGGACATGCTCTAGATCGCGCTACGCTCAGGGGAGCCGCCTGAGTACAGCAACGTGATCGAATATAAAAACGTAGAGCGCGCTTTATACGAAAACCGGTTCACGGTTTTTGTATTGCGCGCTCGCTAAGGCAGCTAATATTCTATCTCAATATGCTTTTTCGTCATATACGCACAGAAATGCCGTCTTCAATATGATCTCTAGGTCGAGCCACAAGCTTCCATCATTAATATAGCGAAGATCGAGCTCCACCCGTTTCCGGAGCTTTTCGATGGTGTCCAGCTCTCCGCGGAAGCCATTGATCTGAGCCAGGCCCGTCATTCCCGGCTTGGTGTAATGTCGGGCGGCGTAATAATCGACGATCTCTTCGAGGTTCTGCCCGTCGATCTTCGTAGATAAAGCATGGGGACGAGGACCCACAATAGACATTGTCCCCTCGAGGACGTTGAACAATTGCGGCAGCTCGTCGATGCTCGTTCTCCGAATAAAACGGCCTATCCGGGTGACACGGGGGTCGTCCCGCCGGGTCTGAGCCGCTCCGCGCCAGTCCGACAACTCATGATACATGGAGCGAAACTTCCAGACTTCGAAAGTCCGGCCGCCAAGCCCTGTGCGGGTTTGCCGGAAGAAGATCGGTCCAGGGGTTTCGATTTGAATGGCCAGAGCAACCAGCGCCATCAAGGGCGCCAGCAAAACGAGCGCCACAGTGGCGATGACGATATCCTCGACGCGCTTTAGCCGACCAAAGCCGATTCCAACATGTGAAGCGATAACCTGATTATTCGTAGCCATAAGGCTAAGCTCCTTCTGGGCGTGACCCCTAGGCGCAGCCCTATCGACGGTTCGAGGCTCTCGGCGACCAATCCCTGCGCAGCGCGCAAAACGCCGCGCCGGCGAGAAAGATCGGCTGGCTCAGTTCCTGAGCCGGGAGAAAGTTTCGAACATGGGCTTTACAGGCCCTCGACCGAACGACTGTGCGGTGCAGCACATCGCAAAACCGGCGCCGGATTCAACACAGCAATATTCAATGACTTATGGTCGAGTATCAGCTTGGCGTCGTCGATTTGTGCAAATTGCGAAGCAGTTTGCTCGCCGAAATGCGTTTACTGATTCGCCGCGTCCGCAATCTAGGCCTTTTTAGGACGGCGTCACCTTAATTCGGCCCCAGTTTATACCGCAGATGTTTGCATTTGTCCCCTCTTATTTTTGTGAAACATCAGCGCTCATTTTGTGAAGCAGAGCCTTGGCAGGAGAAACTCGCGCGCGCCGGCGAGCTATTCGCCCATCGCCGGGGCGCTTTCGCAATCGCGAATTTTTGGGCCTCGCCGCCAACCCCCGGCCAGAAAGCGGGTTTGTTTGCTGAGCCTTGCTGCGCCCGTCGCGCCGCGCAGCGGCCCTTCCGGCTGGCCATCGCGCCAAATCAGCAGCTTGGAGCGAATTCCAACTGCTATAGCCTGTCAAATATTGCGGAATTCTCTATCGCGCGAAATTGGTCCCGGCGGAGCGAAAGTCGAGCCGAGGCTCAGTTGAACGCCGCTCTACGCCTTCTCATGCGGGCGGCCGAAATCCGGCGCCGCCGTATCCTGGCCCTGCTCGACGATCCCGCGACGGATCGCCCGCGTCCGCGTGAAGAGATCGAAGAGGCCCTCGCCGTCGTCGACCTCGATCATCCTCTGCAAGGCGGCGAGGTCCGCGTTGAAGCGCGAGAGCATCTCCAGAACGGCCCCCTTATTGTTCAGAAAAACGTCGCGCCACATGGTCGGATCGGAGGCGGCGATACGCGTGAAGTCGCGAAAGCCCGAGGCCGAGAATTTGATGACCTCCGATTCCGTCACCTTCTCGAGATGATCCGCCGTGCCGACGATGTTGAAGGCGATGAGATGCGGCAGATGGCTCGTGATCGCGAGCGCGAGATCATGATGTTCCGGCGTCGTGACCTCGACCTTGGCGCCGAGCCGCTTCCAGAACTCTGCTAGCGCATCCACCGCGTCGTTCTCGGCGTGCGGCGCGCGCTGCGAAAGGCTGGGAGCCACGTTGTCGGCGTTTGAGTGGTCACGCTCAAACGCCGCTTGGTCGATTGGCGTGAGGAGGCACCAGCGGTTCTTGAACAGAGTGGCGAAGCCCGCGTCCGGCCCCGAATATTCGGTGCCCGCCAGAGGATGCGCCGGCACGAAACGCACGCCAGGCGGCACATGCGGCGCGACCGCCTTGACGATTGAACCCTTGACGGAGCCGACGTCCGATAGAATGGCGCCGTGCTTGAGGTGAGGAGCGATGTCGCGCGCAATCGCGCCGCATGCGCCGACCGGCGCGCAGAGAATGACGAGATCCGCATCGCCCAGCGCCTGCTCGACATCGCCGCTCGCGTCGTCGACGATCTCCAGCTCGCGAACGCGCGCCAGGACTCGCGGGGAGGAGTCGAGCGCCGCGATCTTGCGCACCGCGCAATGCGTCCGGGCGGCGCGCGCGATGGATGATCCAATGAGGCCGAGCCCGATCAGCGTCAGCTTATCGAAGAGCGGCTCTTCATGCATCGGCGCCTCGCAGAAAGTCTCCGATCGCCGCCACCACGCGCGCATTGGCCTCTTCACAGCCCACCGTGAGGCGCAGAAACTGCGGCATGCCATAGGCGCCGATCGCGCGCAGCACGAGGCCGCGCCGCGTGAGAAACCGATCGGCGTCGGCGGCGCGCCGTCCCTCGCTGTCTGGAAAGCGGATCGCGATGAAATTGCCCACGCTCGGCAGCGCCTCGAGCCCAAGATCGCTGATCTTCTCGGAAAGCCAGGGAAGCCACCGCGCGTTATGCGCGGTCGCGGCCTTGAGATGGTCGCTGTCCGCCAGCGCGGCGATTCCCGCCGCCGACGCCAGGCTCGAGACATTAAAGGGCGAGCGGATGCGGTTCAGCGTGTCAATCACATGCGCAGGACCATAGCCCCAGCCGAGGCGCAGGCCGGCCAAACCGTAAATCTTCGAGAAAGTCCGGGTCATCACGACATTATCGCGAAGCCCGGCGAGCCGCAGGCCCGAGTCGTAATCCTCGGCCTGCACATATTCGGCATATGCGGAGTCAAGGACGAGCAGCGCGCGAGGCGGCAGCGCGTCGGCAAGCCGCTCGATCTCGCGATTCGAGAGATAGCTCCCGGTCGGATTGTTCGGGTTGGCGAGGAAGACGATTTTCGTGCGCTCGGTCACCTGCGCGAGCAGCGCATCCACGCTCGCGACGTAATTCGTCTCGGGCGCGACCTTCGGGACGCCTCCCGCCGCCAGGATGACGATGCGATATTCGAGAAAGCCGTATTGGCTGTAGATCCCCTCGTCTCCAGGCCCGACATAGGCGAGCGCGAGCAGCTCCAGGATCTGATCGGAGCCGGCGCCGGCGATGATGCGTCGTGGATCGAGGCCGTGCCGCGCGCCGATCGCCTCGCGCAACGCCCGCGCGGAGCCCTCGGGATATTCGGCGATGGATTCAGCCGCCCGTCGTGCCGCTTCGATCGCGTGGGGCGAGGGGCCGAGCGGCGTCTCATTGGCGGAGAGCTTGAACACGCGCGCGCCGTCGGTTCGCGCCGCGGCGCTCTTGCCGGGAACATAGGCGTCAATGGCGAGCACGCCGTCGCGAGGGGAAGGTTTCATGTACGGCTTCCGAGGTCAGGGCTCTGGCGCGAAGACGCCCGCGCGCGCTTCATCCATCTCGAAACGCGCCGAATGGCCGCCGACTGGATCGATTTGCGCGGCGCCGAGATTGGCGTCGCCGAGCGCGGCGGGCAGGCGGGTGGCCTGGGCGGCGGGGAGGGCGACGAGGATCGAATGGCCGCCGGGGACAGGCGCGGCTGCGAGAATTTCGCCTTCGGCGGCGGCGACTGCGGCCGGCGCGTCATGCGTCCAGCGGGGCAGGGATATAGAGAAGAGCGCGATGTCCTGGGACGCCGCCTCGGCGCCCGGCTTCGCGATGACAAAGACCGGGAGGCCCGCCGGATGATCCGGGCGCTCGACGAAAGGCAGGCGCGCGATGATCTTCGGCCCCGCATCGCCGATCAGGCGCAGCCACCAGGCGCCGTCGCCCGAACCGCCCGACGCGCGCAGGACGCCGAGATCGCCGCCCGAGGCGGCGACCGCCGAGATGACGGCGAGGGCACCATGATGCGGCGCATAGGGGACTGTGAAGCCGAAATGGAATCGCGCGCTGTCGCGCATCTGCGCGTCACCGCCTGAATCGTCGGCATGCACAGTATAAGGCGCCTGCACATAGGTGAAGGTCGAAACGATGACGCGCCAGATTCCTTCCACCGCATCGAGCGGCAGAAGGCCTTGGTGGCGCTCGACGAGCGCGCGCATCATCTGCGCCTCGCGATCCGGCCGAAAGGCGCAACCCGCGCCTTGGGCGCGCTTGACTTCGATCAGCCGGTGGATGATCTCGCCCCGCTCCATCAACAGCCGATGCATCGAGAGATCGATGCGGTCGATCTCCTGGCGCAGCTCGCTCAGCGCGTCAGCGGGGGAAGGGGGCACGGTCGTCGTCCTGCGGGCCGCATGCGGCGCCTTTGATCACGCTGCGTTCAGGCGGAATCGCTTGAACGCAGAAACGCGATCGATTCTTGAAGTTTAGAGCGCGATGGGTGCGAAAAGCCGGTTTCCACTTTTTCGCATCGCGCTCTAGAGCGAAACCCTTGCGGGCAAGAACGGGCGCGGGGGCCGCGCTCAGCGGAACGGGGCGAGCGCGGGGATCGCCTCGATGATCTTGTCGACATTTTCCTTGCCGACCAGCTCCTCGGCATGGGCGAAGATCTCATGCGCGAGCTTCTGCATCTGGCCCATGCCAAGGCCAATGCCTCCAAGATGGCCGACGAGAGACATGATGTCGCCGGCCGCGCCGCCGATCAGGCCGCCGAGGCCCTCGAGCGCGCCGCCCAATCCCTCGGCGTGGGTGGAAGCGGCCGCGGCGATCGCTTCCTGCGATCCGGGGAGCTTCGCTATGAGATCGGCGACCGGTCCGTTGGGAAGCTCCCTTTGCAGGAAGGCGAGCACATGGCCGACCGCCGCCCTGGCGACGGTTTCATCGACGCCGAT
Protein-coding sequences here:
- a CDS encoding DUF2267 domain-containing protein, with the translated sequence MEALIKRICESIGVDETVARAAVGHVLAFLQRELPNGPVADLIAKLPGSQEAIAAAASTHAEGLGGALEGLGGLIGGAAGDIMSLVGHLGGIGLGMGQMQKLAHEIFAHAEELVGKENVDKIIEAIPALAPFR
- a CDS encoding exopolysaccharide biosynthesis polyprenyl glycosylphosphotransferase, whose amino-acid sequence is MATNNQVIASHVGIGFGRLKRVEDIVIATVALVLLAPLMALVALAIQIETPGPIFFRQTRTGLGGRTFEVWKFRSMYHELSDWRGAAQTRRDDPRVTRIGRFIRRTSIDELPQLFNVLEGTMSIVGPRPHALSTKIDGQNLEEIVDYYAARHYTKPGMTGLAQINGFRGELDTIEKLRKRVELDLRYINDGSLWLDLEIILKTAFLCVYDEKAY
- a CDS encoding chorismate mutase, encoding MPPSPADALSELRQEIDRIDLSMHRLLMERGEIIHRLIEVKRAQGAGCAFRPDREAQMMRALVERHQGLLPLDAVEGIWRVIVSTFTYVQAPYTVHADDSGGDAQMRDSARFHFGFTVPYAPHHGALAVISAVAASGGDLGVLRASGGSGDGAWWLRLIGDAGPKIIARLPFVERPDHPAGLPVFVIAKPGAEAASQDIALFSISLPRWTHDAPAAVAAAEGEILAAAPVPGGHSILVALPAAQATRLPAALGDANLGAAQIDPVGGHSARFEMDEARAGVFAPEP
- the hisC gene encoding histidinol-phosphate transaminase, encoding MKPSPRDGVLAIDAYVPGKSAAARTDGARVFKLSANETPLGPSPHAIEAARRAAESIAEYPEGSARALREAIGARHGLDPRRIIAGAGSDQILELLALAYVGPGDEGIYSQYGFLEYRIVILAAGGVPKVAPETNYVASVDALLAQVTERTKIVFLANPNNPTGSYLSNREIERLADALPPRALLVLDSAYAEYVQAEDYDSGLRLAGLRDNVVMTRTFSKIYGLAGLRLGWGYGPAHVIDTLNRIRSPFNVSSLASAAGIAALADSDHLKAATAHNARWLPWLSEKISDLGLEALPSVGNFIAIRFPDSEGRRAADADRFLTRRGLVLRAIGAYGMPQFLRLTVGCEEANARVVAAIGDFLRGADA
- a CDS encoding prephenate/arogenate dehydrogenase family protein, which translates into the protein MHEEPLFDKLTLIGLGLIGSSIARAARTHCAVRKIAALDSSPRVLARVRELEIVDDASGDVEQALGDADLVILCAPVGACGAIARDIAPHLKHGAILSDVGSVKGSIVKAVAPHVPPGVRFVPAHPLAGTEYSGPDAGFATLFKNRWCLLTPIDQAAFERDHSNADNVAPSLSQRAPHAENDAVDALAEFWKRLGAKVEVTTPEHHDLALAITSHLPHLIAFNIVGTADHLEKVTESEVIKFSASGFRDFTRIAASDPTMWRDVFLNNKGAVLEMLSRFNADLAALQRMIEVDDGEGLFDLFTRTRAIRRGIVEQGQDTAAPDFGRPHEKA